A region from the Methanofollis liminatans DSM 4140 genome encodes:
- a CDS encoding pyridoxamine 5'-phosphate oxidase family protein — MVKLTEEMKAAFSSVRVFPVATASKDGIPNVVPIGFCMLVGDDTIWIADNFMKKSLANLRENPKVAIYVWGPDTKGCFQIKGDVSIVTEGEDFQKMREIVLAKMSQAPAKSLIVVEITEVFSCTPGPGAGDRIPMMGQ; from the coding sequence ATGGTCAAACTGACAGAAGAAATGAAGGCCGCCTTTTCGTCGGTCAGGGTATTTCCCGTGGCCACCGCTTCGAAGGACGGTATTCCGAATGTCGTTCCGATCGGGTTCTGCATGCTCGTGGGCGACGATACGATCTGGATCGCCGACAATTTCATGAAAAAAAGTCTCGCAAACCTCAGGGAAAATCCGAAGGTTGCGATCTATGTCTGGGGGCCGGATACGAAGGGGTGTTTCCAGATCAAAGGCGACGTCTCGATCGTCACCGAGGGCGAGGACTTCCAGAAGATGCGGGAGATCGTCCTGGCCAAGATGTCGCAGGCCCCGGCAAAGAGCCTGATCGTCGTCGAGATCACCGAAGTCTTCTCCTGCACGCCCGGACCCGGTGCGGGCGACCGCATTCCCATGATGGGGCAGTGA
- a CDS encoding sll1863 family stress response protein yields MTNVDPYITMIKAKIEELDAELNVIKAKAKGRGAEAEIQLDEIVSDYAGKRDEMERKVRALQASGGSAMEDMKEGAGRALDELTAALEKAKSRFS; encoded by the coding sequence ATGACCAACGTCGATCCCTATATCACCATGATTAAAGCGAAGATCGAAGAGCTGGATGCCGAGCTCAACGTGATCAAAGCAAAGGCAAAAGGCAGGGGTGCCGAGGCCGAGATCCAGCTCGACGAGATCGTGTCTGACTATGCCGGGAAACGGGATGAAATGGAGAGAAAGGTGAGAGCCCTGCAGGCATCAGGCGGGAGCGCCATGGAAGATATGAAAGAAGGGGCCGGGCGGGCGCTCGACGAACTCACTGCAGCGCTTGAAAAGGCGAAGTCACGGTTCTCCTGA
- a CDS encoding pyridoxamine 5'-phosphate oxidase family protein, translating to MAELTPEMKEMFAKAPVYPLATASKDGVPNVAPMKSVWLIDDRTIWVADNYMNKSLANMQENPRAAIYIWGPETKGCIQIKGDVEILTAGPEYEKMRADVKAKSDKYPAKSLIRITITDVYSCAPGAGAGDRLL from the coding sequence ATGGCAGAACTGACACCTGAGATGAAAGAGATGTTTGCAAAGGCCCCGGTCTATCCGCTCGCGACCGCCTCGAAGGACGGCGTTCCCAATGTCGCCCCGATGAAATCGGTCTGGCTCATCGACGACCGGACGATCTGGGTTGCAGACAACTACATGAACAAGAGCCTTGCGAATATGCAGGAGAACCCGCGGGCAGCGATCTATATCTGGGGGCCTGAGACGAAAGGGTGCATCCAGATCAAGGGCGACGTCGAGATCCTCACCGCCGGGCCCGAGTACGAGAAGATGCGTGCGGACGTGAAGGCGAAGTCCGATAAGTACCCGGCGAAGTCGCTGATCAGGATCACGATCACCGATGTGTATTCGTGTGCGCCCGGGGCCGGGGCTGGCGATCGACTCCTGTAA
- a CDS encoding argininosuccinate synthase produces MGKGKIVLAYSGGLDTSICIPLLKEHYGYDEVVTVVVDVGQPAHEIEEGSKKGERLADRHYTVDAKEAFVREHIFRAIKANGSYEGYPMGTALARPLIAEEIVAVAKKEGATAIAHGCTGKGNDQLRFDFIFRANGFEVVAPIREMNLAREWEIEYAEQHGVPVPVKKEKPWSIDENFWSRSIEGGKLEDPAYHPPEEIYAWTVSPQDAPAEPETITIGFEQGVPVSLNGKRMEGADLILELNAIAGRHGVGRNDMVEDRILGLKARENYEHPAATVILTAHRDLERLVLTRGELSFKHIVDEKWSELAYMGLVHEPLYAALNAFIDTTQERVTGSVDCVLFKGSVHVTGRSSPMALYSSDLVSFDSHTIDQCDAVGVSKYFGMQARLLKQIRKE; encoded by the coding sequence ATGGGAAAAGGAAAAATTGTACTCGCCTACTCGGGCGGCCTTGACACCTCGATCTGCATCCCGCTCCTCAAGGAGCACTACGGTTACGACGAAGTGGTCACCGTCGTCGTCGACGTCGGTCAGCCCGCACACGAGATCGAAGAAGGGTCCAAAAAGGGCGAACGGCTTGCCGACCGCCATTACACGGTGGACGCGAAAGAAGCCTTCGTTCGGGAGCACATCTTCCGTGCGATCAAGGCGAACGGGAGTTACGAAGGGTACCCGATGGGCACTGCCCTCGCCCGCCCCCTGATCGCCGAGGAGATCGTTGCCGTCGCAAAGAAAGAGGGAGCGACGGCGATCGCCCACGGCTGCACCGGCAAGGGCAACGACCAGCTCCGCTTCGATTTCATCTTCCGTGCGAACGGTTTCGAGGTCGTCGCCCCGATCAGGGAGATGAACCTCGCCCGCGAGTGGGAGATCGAGTACGCCGAGCAGCACGGCGTCCCGGTCCCGGTGAAGAAAGAGAAGCCCTGGTCCATCGACGAGAATTTCTGGTCCCGGAGCATCGAGGGCGGAAAACTCGAGGATCCCGCATACCACCCACCCGAGGAGATCTATGCCTGGACCGTCTCCCCGCAGGACGCCCCGGCAGAGCCCGAGACCATCACGATCGGCTTCGAGCAGGGTGTGCCGGTCTCCCTCAACGGGAAGAGGATGGAAGGCGCCGACCTGATCCTGGAGCTCAACGCCATCGCCGGGCGCCACGGGGTCGGCAGGAACGATATGGTCGAGGACCGCATCCTGGGCCTCAAGGCCCGCGAGAACTACGAGCACCCGGCGGCGACGGTCATTCTCACCGCCCACCGCGACCTCGAGCGGCTGGTGCTCACCAGGGGAGAACTCTCCTTCAAGCATATCGTGGACGAGAAATGGTCAGAACTCGCCTACATGGGCCTGGTCCACGAACCTCTCTATGCCGCCCTCAACGCCTTCATCGACACCACGCAGGAGCGGGTCACCGGCTCGGTGGACTGCGTCCTCTTCAAGGGAAGTGTCCATGTTACCGGGCGGAGTTCGCCGATGGCCCTCTATTCGAGCGACCTCGTCTCCTTCGACTCCCACACCATCGACCAGTGCGATGCAGTGGGCGTCTCGAAGTACTTCGGCATGCAGGCCCGCCTGCTCAAGCAGATCAGAAAAGAATAA
- the carB gene encoding carbamoyl-phosphate synthase large subunit — MPKNPRIKKALIIGSGPIQIGQAAEFDFSGSQACRALREEGVEVVLVNSNPATIQTDPEMADRIYIEPINAGIIAKIIEKERPDGILSGMGGQTGLNMTAELAEMGALKDVEILGTPLEAIYQGEDREKFKDLMTAIGEPVPKSMILEHIEDLDRALELVGLPAIIRPAYTLGGAGGGIAHTPEELKRIVDVGLNRSRIHQVLIEESVMGWKEIEFEVMRDAADTCIIVCGMENVDPMGVHTGESVVVAPILTLRDDEFQMMRSAAIKIIRALDVQGGCNIQFAFKDGDYRVIEVNPRVSRSSALASKATGYPIARVAAKIAIGLRLDEITNTVTGKTPASFEPAIDYVVVKVPRWPFDKFKTADRTLTTAMKSTGEVMAIGRNLEEAFKKALRSLDNDQREHTNLNEIRMILTSPTDERFGCLFDAFRQGMTVEEIAGMTKITPFFLEKIRHIVEIEKKLRENCEEGDIRTARRFGFSTTEIAELTGLSADEVDRQGGKVTYKMVDTCAAEFPANTPYLYSTMEDENEDVHDGRRKVLILGSGPIRIGQGIEFDYCTVHAVKAAREEGVLVHIVNNNPETVSTDFDTSDLLFFEPMQLEDVMNILKNDEYYGVMVQFGGQNSVNLAIPIENEIRRLGLPTRVLGTSPDAMDVAEDRDRFSVLLDRLHIPSAPNSSAYSEDQARAIAEEIGYPVLVRPSYVLGGRAMEIVHDQVELEGYMKEAVRVSRQHPVLIDRFLQDAYELDVDAVCDGDEVLIGGVMEHIEEAGVHSGDSACVIPTQSLSQSVIDRVKDYTRQIALEMGVVGLINIQLAVKDDIVYVLEANPRASRTVPFVSKATGIPLAKVAAKVMMGRKLSELGYQEKTLKHVAVKEVLLPFNKLPGVDTVLGPEMKSTGEVMGIDYDFGRAYYKACLAADNDLPLEGSVFISVPDEQKEAIVPIARKLSDLGLVLYGTGGTAECLLQAGIDMKMVRKVQEGSPNVIDMMRKGEISLIINTPSDKQSRQDHYQIMRVAVDYSVPYITTLSAAEAAAGAIEVMKHEEITIEPLSHYHAGI, encoded by the coding sequence ATGCCGAAAAACCCCCGTATCAAAAAGGCGCTGATCATCGGATCAGGCCCCATCCAGATCGGGCAGGCCGCCGAGTTCGACTTCTCGGGCTCGCAGGCCTGCCGCGCCCTGCGTGAAGAGGGCGTCGAGGTGGTGCTGGTCAACTCCAACCCCGCCACGATCCAGACCGATCCCGAGATGGCCGACCGGATCTATATCGAGCCCATCAACGCCGGGATCATCGCGAAGATCATCGAAAAAGAGCGTCCAGATGGTATCCTCTCGGGCATGGGAGGCCAGACCGGCCTGAACATGACCGCAGAACTCGCCGAGATGGGGGCGCTCAAGGACGTCGAGATCCTGGGCACACCCTTAGAAGCGATCTACCAGGGCGAGGACCGGGAGAAGTTCAAGGACCTGATGACCGCGATCGGCGAACCCGTCCCGAAGAGCATGATCCTCGAACATATCGAGGACCTGGACCGTGCCCTCGAACTGGTCGGGCTGCCCGCGATCATCCGCCCGGCATACACCCTCGGCGGGGCCGGCGGCGGGATCGCCCACACCCCCGAGGAGTTGAAACGCATCGTCGACGTGGGCCTCAACCGTTCGCGCATCCACCAGGTGCTCATCGAGGAGAGCGTCATGGGCTGGAAGGAGATCGAGTTCGAAGTGATGCGCGACGCCGCTGACACCTGCATCATCGTCTGCGGCATGGAGAACGTCGACCCGATGGGCGTCCACACCGGCGAGAGCGTCGTCGTCGCCCCGATCCTGACCCTGCGGGACGACGAGTTCCAGATGATGCGCTCGGCTGCGATCAAGATCATCAGGGCGCTCGACGTCCAGGGCGGCTGCAACATCCAGTTCGCCTTCAAGGACGGCGACTACCGCGTCATCGAGGTGAACCCCCGCGTCTCGCGCTCCTCGGCCCTCGCCTCGAAGGCGACCGGATACCCGATCGCACGGGTCGCCGCGAAGATCGCCATCGGCCTCCGTCTCGACGAGATCACAAACACGGTCACCGGCAAGACGCCGGCCTCCTTCGAGCCGGCGATCGACTACGTCGTCGTCAAGGTGCCGCGCTGGCCCTTCGACAAGTTCAAGACCGCCGACCGGACCCTGACGACTGCCATGAAGTCCACCGGCGAGGTGATGGCGATCGGCCGTAACCTTGAAGAGGCCTTCAAAAAGGCGCTCCGCTCCCTGGACAACGACCAGCGCGAGCACACCAACCTCAACGAGATCAGGATGATCCTGACAAGCCCGACCGACGAACGGTTCGGCTGCCTCTTCGACGCCTTCAGGCAGGGGATGACCGTCGAGGAGATCGCCGGGATGACGAAGATCACCCCCTTCTTCCTGGAGAAGATCCGGCACATCGTCGAGATCGAGAAGAAACTCAGGGAGAACTGCGAGGAGGGCGACATCAGGACGGCCAGGCGCTTCGGCTTCTCCACAACAGAGATCGCCGAACTCACCGGCCTTTCGGCGGATGAGGTCGACCGGCAGGGCGGGAAAGTGACCTACAAGATGGTCGACACCTGCGCCGCCGAGTTCCCGGCAAACACCCCCTATCTCTACTCCACCATGGAGGACGAGAACGAAGACGTGCACGACGGCCGCAGGAAGGTGCTCATCCTCGGTTCGGGCCCGATCAGGATCGGGCAGGGGATCGAGTTCGACTACTGCACCGTCCATGCGGTGAAGGCGGCGCGGGAAGAGGGCGTGCTCGTTCACATCGTCAACAACAACCCCGAAACCGTCTCCACCGACTTCGACACCTCGGACCTGCTCTTCTTCGAGCCGATGCAGCTCGAAGACGTCATGAACATCCTGAAAAACGACGAGTATTACGGCGTGATGGTCCAGTTCGGCGGGCAAAACTCGGTCAACCTCGCCATCCCGATCGAGAACGAGATCAGGCGGCTCGGACTTCCGACACGGGTCCTGGGGACGTCGCCCGACGCCATGGACGTCGCTGAGGACCGGGACCGCTTCAGCGTCCTCCTGGACAGGCTCCACATACCCTCGGCACCGAACAGTTCGGCCTACTCCGAGGACCAGGCCAGGGCCATCGCCGAGGAGATCGGCTACCCCGTGCTCGTCAGGCCCAGTTACGTCCTCGGCGGCAGGGCGATGGAGATCGTCCACGACCAGGTGGAACTGGAGGGATACATGAAGGAGGCGGTGAGGGTCTCGCGGCAGCACCCGGTGCTCATCGACCGGTTCCTCCAGGACGCCTACGAGCTCGACGTCGACGCCGTCTGCGACGGTGACGAGGTGCTCATCGGGGGTGTGATGGAGCACATCGAGGAGGCCGGCGTCCACTCCGGCGACTCGGCCTGCGTCATCCCCACCCAATCCCTCTCGCAGTCGGTCATCGACCGCGTGAAGGACTACACCCGGCAGATCGCCCTCGAGATGGGCGTGGTCGGGCTGATCAACATCCAGCTCGCGGTGAAAGACGACATCGTCTACGTGCTCGAAGCAAACCCGCGGGCGAGCCGCACTGTCCCCTTCGTCTCGAAGGCGACCGGCATCCCCCTCGCCAAGGTCGCCGCCAAGGTGATGATGGGACGCAAACTCTCCGAACTCGGCTACCAGGAGAAGACCTTGAAGCACGTCGCCGTCAAAGAGGTGCTCCTCCCCTTCAACAAACTGCCGGGCGTTGACACCGTCCTCGGCCCTGAGATGAAGAGCACCGGCGAGGTGATGGGCATCGACTACGACTTCGGGCGGGCCTATTACAAGGCATGCCTTGCGGCCGACAACGACCTCCCGCTCGAGGGCAGCGTCTTCATCTCGGTTCCTGACGAGCAGAAGGAAGCGATCGTCCCGATCGCACGGAAACTCAGCGATCTCGGCCTCGTCCTCTACGGCACCGGCGGCACGGCTGAGTGCCTCCTCCAGGCCGGCATCGACATGAAGATGGTCAGGAAGGTCCAGGAGGGATCCCCCAACGTCATCGACATGATGCGCAAAGGCGAGATCAGCCTGATCATCAACACGCCCTCGGACAAGCAGTCCAGGCAGGACCACTACCAGATCATGCGGGTCGCCGTGGACTACTCGGTGCCCTACATCACCACCCTCTCCGCGGCCGAGGCTGCGGCCGGAGCGATCGAGGTGATGAAGCACGAGGAGATCACCATCGAGCCCCTGAGCCACTACCACGCCGGGATCTGA
- the carA gene encoding glutamine-hydrolyzing carbamoyl-phosphate synthase small subunit, giving the protein MKAVLGLEDGEFIVGEGFGAEGSSSGELVFSTQMTGYMEALTDPSYAGQLLMFTFPLIGNYGVDGQNFQSPTVHALGCVAREVCTTPSANPSIIDFFEKNGLLGISGVDTRKLTIKTREHGTMRAALIVGSDDGEEAVRMARAVQNISEQDLIAQVSCKESYRIPGKGKRIAVIDLGIKKNIAISLRKRGADLHIFPHNAKPSEIESYEPEAIFITNGPGDPKRATDAIAAAKHFIGKLPVFGICMGNQICALALDGETYKMKFGHRGSNQPVRHTDGQIYITTQNHGFAVDGDSLPEGCTVAYTNVNDGSVEGFCNDDLNVLCVQFHPEAHGGPHDTERHIFDEMYRRIA; this is encoded by the coding sequence ATGAAGGCGGTTCTGGGTCTTGAAGACGGCGAATTTATTGTGGGAGAAGGATTCGGTGCTGAAGGGTCCAGTTCCGGCGAACTGGTCTTTTCCACCCAGATGACCGGATACATGGAGGCGCTCACCGACCCCAGTTATGCGGGTCAGCTCCTCATGTTCACCTTCCCGCTTATCGGCAATTATGGCGTAGACGGACAGAATTTTCAGAGTCCAACGGTGCATGCCCTCGGTTGTGTTGCCCGGGAGGTGTGCACCACACCATCGGCAAATCCATCAATCATCGACTTTTTTGAGAAAAACGGGCTTTTGGGGATATCGGGCGTCGACACCAGGAAGCTCACCATCAAGACACGAGAGCACGGGACGATGCGCGCGGCGCTTATCGTCGGCAGCGACGACGGCGAGGAAGCGGTGCGGATGGCCCGCGCCGTTCAGAACATCAGCGAGCAGGACCTGATCGCGCAGGTCTCGTGCAAGGAGTCCTACCGCATCCCCGGGAAGGGCAAGAGGATCGCCGTGATCGACCTCGGGATCAAGAAGAACATCGCGATCAGCCTGCGCAAGCGGGGTGCCGACCTGCACATCTTCCCGCACAACGCGAAGCCCTCTGAGATCGAGTCCTACGAACCCGAGGCGATATTCATCACCAACGGCCCGGGCGATCCCAAACGCGCCACCGACGCCATCGCTGCGGCAAAGCACTTCATCGGCAAACTGCCGGTCTTCGGGATCTGTATGGGCAACCAGATCTGCGCCCTCGCCCTCGACGGCGAGACCTATAAGATGAAGTTCGGCCACCGCGGCTCCAACCAGCCGGTGCGCCACACCGACGGTCAGATCTACATCACCACCCAGAACCACGGTTTTGCGGTGGACGGCGATTCCCTCCCCGAGGGCTGCACGGTCGCCTACACCAACGTGAACGACGGCAGCGTCGAGGGGTTCTGCAACGACGACCTCAACGTCCTCTGCGTCCAGTTCCATCCAGAGGCGCACGGCGGCCCGCACGACACCGAACGTCACATCTTCGACGAAATGTACAGGAGGATTGCCTGA
- a CDS encoding flavodoxin family protein, producing the protein MHGAWTVRSAEITVEGQPGELVLLYEDFSDACPGMGRYTIEFRRGGEVLYTYHTNTHEYPPGSPQSAESVALTTFSLLANALPERPDTFLLHPPEPRVRPAPAEPREGALIILGSPRRHGNTATLAGWAADACAAAGLGTTFVYPDERAIGHCTACYRCFNTGRCVIEDDMDGVIRAIEAARLIVVCTPVAAGTVSAALKDLIDRSLSLAAARALSGQTPVQWGLLCSAGVEDFTCVYRVVHAFFTRLGIRPLGNVLVPDVDEVTDLRADPDREKDLRDQMGALLATMALPDNKP; encoded by the coding sequence ATGCATGGCGCCTGGACCGTACGTTCGGCCGAGATCACGGTAGAGGGGCAGCCCGGTGAGCTGGTGCTGCTCTATGAAGACTTCAGCGATGCCTGTCCCGGAATGGGGCGATACACCATCGAGTTTCGGAGGGGTGGAGAGGTGCTGTACACCTATCACACCAACACCCACGAATACCCGCCGGGAAGCCCGCAGAGCGCGGAGAGCGTGGCCCTGACGACTTTTTCCCTCCTCGCAAACGCCCTGCCCGAGCGGCCCGACACCTTTCTTCTCCACCCGCCCGAACCGCGCGTGCGGCCTGCTCCCGCGGAACCCCGCGAAGGCGCACTCATCATTCTGGGCAGCCCGCGCCGCCACGGCAACACCGCCACTCTTGCCGGGTGGGCTGCGGACGCCTGCGCCGCTGCCGGTCTTGGCACTACATTTGTATATCCGGACGAGCGTGCGATCGGCCACTGCACCGCCTGTTACCGCTGTTTCAATACAGGGCGGTGCGTGATCGAGGACGATATGGACGGGGTGATCAGGGCGATCGAGGCGGCGCGCCTGATCGTCGTCTGCACCCCGGTCGCCGCCGGCACGGTTTCTGCAGCCTTAAAAGACCTCATCGACCGCTCCCTCTCTCTTGCCGCTGCCCGGGCGCTCTCGGGTCAGACCCCGGTGCAGTGGGGTCTTCTCTGTTCGGCCGGCGTCGAGGACTTCACCTGCGTCTACCGGGTGGTCCACGCCTTTTTCACCCGCCTCGGCATACGCCCGCTCGGCAACGTCCTTGTGCCTGACGTGGACGAGGTGACCGATCTCCGCGCCGATCCGGATCGGGAGAAGGATCTGCGGGACCAGATGGGTGCGCTGCTCGCCACCATGGCCCTGCCAGATAACAAACCCTGA
- a CDS encoding carbonic anhydrase encodes MIDHILEGNKEFIKGDFTENRDYYRALASGQSPTVLWIGCSDSRVAPERISGAKSGEIFVHRNIGNIVRVGDWNFATILEYAIKHLKVADIVICGHSDCGAIKALSADKESDEAYIPLWLSNASQARSELEREMPKPADPAAQKEWRRRLEEENVKLQLKNLRTYPIVREAERSGKVAAHGMYFDLETGKLEKIA; translated from the coding sequence ATGATTGACCATATTCTTGAAGGCAACAAAGAGTTTATCAAGGGCGATTTCACCGAAAACCGTGACTATTACCGCGCACTTGCATCGGGCCAGAGCCCCACCGTGCTCTGGATCGGATGCTCAGATTCCAGGGTCGCCCCCGAGCGGATAAGCGGGGCAAAGTCCGGCGAGATCTTCGTCCACCGCAACATCGGCAACATCGTTCGGGTCGGCGACTGGAACTTTGCTACAATCCTCGAATACGCCATCAAGCACCTTAAGGTGGCCGACATTGTGATCTGCGGCCACTCGGACTGCGGGGCAATTAAGGCCCTTTCGGCAGACAAGGAGTCAGACGAAGCCTATATCCCGCTCTGGCTCTCCAATGCCAGCCAGGCCCGCTCGGAGCTCGAGCGGGAAATGCCAAAGCCAGCCGATCCCGCGGCCCAGAAAGAGTGGCGGCGCAGGCTTGAGGAGGAGAACGTGAAACTCCAGTTGAAGAACCTCAGGACCTATCCGATCGTCCGCGAAGCAGAACGGAGCGGAAAGGTCGCGGCGCACGGCATGTATTTCGACCTTGAAACCGGAAAACTCGAAAAAATTGCTTAA
- the ilvD gene encoding dihydroxy-acid dehydratase yields the protein MRSDLVKKGYARAPNRSLLRSLGVTDGEMDRPFIGIANAYNTIVPGHLNLRSLTERVKEGIAAGGGVPFEFGVIGICDGIAMGHTGMRYSLPSRENIADAIELMVHAHRFDGLVCVGTCDKIVPGMLMAAARCNIPAIVVTGGPMLPGSLGGKDLSLTDVFEGVGKVAAGTMSEVELHDLECAAMPGCGSCQGLYTANTMACMTEAMGMSLPGCAAMPAVDAGKLRIAYESGEAVLRLVREGRTVREIITHAALKNAVRVDMALGGSTNTVLHLMAIATEAGVPLVLDDFNAIGETVPHISHMQPGGPHPMVALHRAGGIPAVLHELIDLIEDAPTVSGRSIREIAAAARVLDPAVIRPVSDPVHAAGGLKILKGSLAPLGSVIKCSAVDEAMWRHTGPARVFDGEDEAMKAILGREINEGDVVVIRYEGPKGGPGMPEMLSPTSALVGLGYHRVVLVTDGRFSGGTRGPCIGHVAPEAAAGGPIGLVLDGDLIAVDLFEKRIDLIVDEKVLAERRAAWTPEEREITGILKRYAATVGGADIGAVQR from the coding sequence ATGAGAAGCGATCTCGTCAAGAAAGGATATGCCAGGGCGCCGAACAGGTCGCTCCTGCGCTCTCTCGGGGTCACCGACGGCGAAATGGACCGGCCGTTTATCGGCATCGCAAACGCCTACAACACCATCGTCCCCGGCCACCTTAACCTTCGCTCCCTCACCGAACGGGTAAAGGAGGGCATTGCGGCCGGGGGAGGCGTTCCCTTCGAGTTCGGCGTCATCGGGATCTGCGACGGGATCGCTATGGGCCATACCGGGATGCGCTACTCCCTGCCGTCGCGGGAGAACATCGCCGACGCCATCGAACTGATGGTTCACGCCCACCGCTTCGACGGCCTCGTCTGCGTCGGCACCTGCGACAAGATCGTCCCGGGCATGCTGATGGCGGCGGCGCGCTGCAACATCCCGGCGATCGTCGTCACCGGCGGCCCGATGCTCCCGGGAAGCCTCGGCGGAAAAGACCTCTCCCTGACCGACGTCTTCGAAGGTGTCGGGAAGGTGGCGGCCGGTACGATGAGCGAGGTAGAGCTCCATGACCTCGAATGCGCCGCCATGCCGGGCTGCGGGAGCTGCCAGGGGCTGTACACGGCAAACACGATGGCCTGCATGACCGAGGCGATGGGCATGTCCCTGCCCGGGTGTGCGGCGATGCCCGCGGTCGACGCCGGAAAACTCAGGATCGCCTACGAGAGCGGCGAGGCGGTGCTCAGGCTTGTTCGGGAGGGCAGAACAGTCCGGGAGATCATCACCCACGCCGCCCTGAAGAATGCGGTCAGGGTTGACATGGCTCTCGGCGGTTCGACCAACACCGTCCTCCACCTGATGGCGATCGCCACCGAGGCCGGCGTGCCCCTGGTGCTGGACGACTTCAACGCCATCGGCGAGACTGTCCCGCACATCAGCCACATGCAGCCCGGCGGCCCCCATCCGATGGTCGCCCTCCACCGGGCCGGCGGGATCCCTGCCGTGCTCCACGAACTCATCGACCTGATCGAAGACGCTCCCACCGTCTCGGGCAGGAGCATCAGGGAGATCGCCGCGGCAGCGCGGGTGCTCGACCCCGCCGTGATCAGGCCGGTCTCCGACCCGGTCCACGCCGCCGGCGGGCTGAAGATCCTCAAAGGCAGCCTTGCACCTCTGGGGTCCGTGATCAAGTGTTCTGCCGTCGACGAGGCGATGTGGCGGCACACCGGCCCTGCACGCGTCTTCGACGGGGAGGACGAGGCGATGAAGGCGATCCTGGGCCGCGAGATCAACGAGGGCGATGTCGTCGTGATCCGGTACGAAGGGCCGAAAGGGGGTCCGGGCATGCCAGAGATGCTCTCGCCGACCTCGGCCCTCGTCGGCCTCGGCTACCATCGGGTGGTGCTCGTCACCGACGGCCGGTTCTCCGGCGGGACGCGCGGGCCGTGCATCGGGCATGTGGCCCCAGAGGCGGCGGCCGGCGGCCCGATCGGGCTCGTCCTGGACGGCGACCTGATCGCCGTCGACCTCTTCGAAAAAAGGATCGACCTGATCGTCGATGAGAAGGTTCTGGCAGAACGCAGGGCGGCGTGGACGCCAGAAGAGCGCGAGATCACCGGGATCCTCAAACGCTATGCGGCAACCGTCGGCGGTGCCGACATCGGCGCGGTCCAGCGCTGA
- a CDS encoding dTDP-4-dehydrorhamnose 3,5-epimerase family protein — MIDGVQTKTLRVIPDERGRLMEILRCDDQIFKKFGQVYMTTNYPGVVKAWHYHKIQTDNVCCLSGMIKVALYDAREHSPTHGETNEFFIGEHNPMLVTIPPGVYHGWKCISEKESIVVSVPTEAYNYERPDEYRLPPDTPEIPYDWVLRQGLRHG; from the coding sequence ATGATAGACGGCGTTCAAACGAAAACCCTGCGGGTGATCCCTGACGAGCGGGGGCGGCTGATGGAGATCCTCCGCTGCGATGATCAGATATTCAAGAAATTCGGGCAGGTCTACATGACCACCAACTACCCGGGCGTTGTAAAGGCATGGCACTACCACAAGATCCAGACCGATAACGTCTGCTGCCTCTCCGGGATGATCAAGGTTGCGCTGTATGACGCACGGGAGCATTCCCCCACCCACGGCGAGACAAACGAGTTCTTCATCGGGGAGCACAACCCCATGCTCGTCACCATCCCGCCCGGCGTCTACCACGGCTGGAAATGCATCTCTGAAAAAGAGTCGATCGTGGTCTCTGTTCCCACCGAGGCCTACAACTACGAGCGGCCAGACGAGTACCGCCTCCCGCCCGACACCCCGGAGATCCCGTACGACTGGGTGCTCAGACAGGGACTGCGCCACGGATAG